One part of the Mesorhizobium sp. M4B.F.Ca.ET.058.02.1.1 genome encodes these proteins:
- a CDS encoding MarR family transcriptional regulator codes for MEPEILELENFLPYRLYRLADAVSREFSKIYRDRHDLTRPEWRTLSGLGQHGTMTATALGEQSAMHKTKVSRAVAELERRRWLTRTPDEKDRRVEHLALTKAGLAAYREMVPLAKAFERELLGKLGAEERGAIVKGVAELETCLGPDKVGANHVGLKG; via the coding sequence ATGGAACCGGAAATCCTCGAGTTGGAAAACTTCCTGCCCTACCGGCTCTATCGGCTGGCCGACGCGGTCAGCCGCGAATTCTCGAAAATCTACCGGGATCGCCATGACCTGACCCGGCCGGAATGGCGCACGCTTTCGGGCCTCGGCCAGCACGGCACGATGACGGCGACGGCGCTCGGCGAGCAGTCGGCCATGCACAAGACCAAGGTCTCGCGCGCGGTGGCGGAGTTGGAGCGGCGGCGCTGGCTGACGCGCACGCCCGACGAGAAAGACCGCCGCGTCGAGCATCTGGCGCTGACCAAGGCGGGGCTTGCCGCCTATCGCGAGATGGTGCCGCTGGCGAAGGCGTTTGAGAGGGAGTTGCTGGGGAAACTCGGAGCGGAAGAGCGAGGAGCGATTGTGAAGGGCGTAGCGGAGCTCGAAACTTGTTTGGGACCAGACAAAGTTGGTGCTAATCACGTTGGGCTAAAGGGCTGA
- a CDS encoding suppressor of fused domain protein, producing MAWLPKRFLAGGPPGSGNSNNLYRKSVYTKELGEPDQLFPSKGPDDVEVLAFRRDFSLIDPAGNGFVLLTNGMSDRRMATPSTAGENIERRAELMWYVREPDSNIISNLKWLAEYPFIDNTWLGFGHRIEMPWSPVSGTDFRIFMFLTPVIAPDKRIAEALTIDHDDVTILCAHLISAAEYEFIKTVGLDPFLDMLDERHYPTVLDPKRTSYV from the coding sequence ATGGCTTGGCTTCCAAAGAGATTTCTCGCCGGAGGGCCGCCCGGATCCGGTAACTCCAACAACCTCTATCGAAAATCGGTCTACACCAAAGAGCTCGGCGAGCCCGATCAACTCTTTCCAAGCAAAGGGCCTGACGATGTTGAGGTTCTTGCGTTTCGTAGAGACTTCTCGCTCATTGATCCCGCCGGCAACGGCTTTGTACTCCTAACCAACGGTATGAGCGACCGGCGCATGGCTACCCCGTCAACGGCAGGCGAGAACATTGAGCGGCGAGCCGAACTGATGTGGTATGTTCGCGAGCCTGACTCAAACATCATCAGCAATCTCAAATGGCTGGCGGAGTATCCCTTTATCGACAATACATGGTTGGGCTTTGGTCACCGCATTGAAATGCCTTGGTCGCCCGTCTCGGGCACGGATTTCAGAATTTTCATGTTTTTGACCCCTGTCATTGCACCCGATAAACGCATTGCAGAAGCGCTGACCATTGACCACGATGACGTCACCATCCTTTGCGCCCATTTGATCTCCGCTGCCGAGTATGAATTCATCAAGACGGTCGGGTTGGACCCATTCTTGGACATGCTCGACGAGCGTCATTATCCCACCGTTTTAGACCCCAAACGGACGTCCTATGTCTAG
- the tdh gene encoding L-threonine 3-dehydrogenase, with protein MSNMMKALVKAKAEPGIWMEEVPVPEIGPNDVLIKVRKTAICGTDVHIYNWDQWAQKTVPVPMVTGHEFVGTVADFGAAVTEYKLGQRVSGEGHIVCGHCRNCRAGRGHLCRNTLGVGVNRPGAFGEYVAIPQHNVVPIPDDVPDEIAAIFDPLGNAVHTALSFDLVGEDVLVTGAGPIGIMGALVAQCVGARKVVITDINPVRLDLARKLGVQHVVDASKEKLRDVMPKLGMTEGFDVGLEMSGAAPAFRDMIDTMNNGGKIAILGIAPTGFEIDWNKVIFKMLHLKGIYGREMFETWYKMIALVQGPLDVSGLITHRIGIDDFQVGFDAMRSGNSGKVVMDW; from the coding sequence ATGTCCAACATGATGAAGGCGCTGGTTAAGGCCAAGGCCGAGCCGGGCATCTGGATGGAAGAGGTGCCGGTGCCGGAGATCGGTCCCAACGACGTGCTGATCAAGGTCAGGAAGACCGCGATCTGCGGCACCGACGTGCACATCTACAATTGGGACCAGTGGGCGCAGAAGACGGTGCCGGTGCCGATGGTGACGGGCCATGAGTTCGTCGGCACGGTCGCCGATTTCGGCGCCGCGGTCACCGAATACAAGCTCGGCCAGCGCGTCTCGGGCGAAGGCCACATCGTCTGCGGCCATTGCCGCAACTGCCGGGCGGGGCGAGGGCATCTCTGCCGCAACACGCTCGGCGTTGGCGTCAACCGGCCCGGCGCCTTCGGCGAATACGTGGCGATCCCGCAGCACAATGTCGTGCCGATCCCCGACGACGTGCCCGACGAGATCGCGGCGATCTTCGATCCCTTGGGCAATGCCGTCCACACCGCATTGTCCTTCGATCTGGTCGGCGAGGACGTGCTGGTCACCGGCGCCGGGCCGATCGGCATCATGGGCGCGCTGGTGGCGCAATGCGTCGGCGCGCGAAAGGTGGTCATCACCGACATCAATCCGGTCCGGCTGGACCTGGCGCGCAAGCTCGGCGTCCAGCACGTCGTCGACGCCTCGAAGGAAAAGCTGCGCGACGTCATGCCGAAGCTCGGCATGACCGAGGGCTTTGACGTCGGCCTGGAGATGTCCGGCGCCGCCCCCGCCTTCCGCGACATGATCGACACCATGAACAATGGCGGCAAGATCGCCATCCTCGGCATCGCGCCGACCGGCTTCGAGATCGATTGGAACAAGGTCATCTTCAAGATGCTGCATCTCAAGGGCATCTACGGCCGCGAGATGTTCGAGACCTGGTACAAGATGATCGCCCTGGTGCAGGGGCCGCTAGACGTCTCGGGCCTGATCACCCACCGCATCGGCATCGACGATTTTCAGGTCGGGTTCGATGCGATGCGGAGCGGCAATTCGGGTAAGGTTGTGATGGACTGGTGA
- a CDS encoding glycine C-acetyltransferase, with protein MTTAFLSHIDSELAGLKTAGLYKSERVIASMQSAEIEVAGQKVLNFCANNYLGLADSAELRDAAKHALDRYGYGMASVRFICGTQEEHKQLEATISSFLGMDDTILYGSCFDANGGLFETLLGEEDAIISDALNHASIIDGVRLSKAKRFRYVNNDMADLEARLKEAKDCRFRLIATDGVFSMDGIIANLQGVCDLAEKYDAMVMVDDSHAVGFVGKHGRGSAEHCGVEGRVDIITGTLGKALGGASGGYTSGKAQVVDWLRQRSRPYLFSNTLMPAIAGASIKVFDMIRNGGALRERLYANAERFRSEMGKLGFTLAGADHPIIPVMLGDAALAQEMAARMLKRGIYVIGFSFPVVPKGQARIRTQMSAAHSIADIDRAVEAFGAVGRELGVIS; from the coding sequence ATGACCACAGCATTCCTTTCCCACATCGACAGCGAACTTGCGGGGCTGAAAACGGCCGGACTCTACAAGTCCGAGCGGGTGATCGCCTCGATGCAATCGGCCGAGATCGAGGTTGCCGGCCAAAAGGTGTTGAATTTCTGCGCCAACAACTATCTCGGTCTCGCCGACAGCGCCGAATTGCGCGACGCGGCAAAGCATGCGCTCGACCGCTACGGCTACGGCATGGCCTCGGTGCGCTTCATCTGCGGCACGCAGGAGGAGCACAAGCAGCTGGAGGCGACGATCTCGTCCTTCCTCGGCATGGACGACACCATCCTCTACGGCTCCTGCTTCGACGCCAATGGCGGCCTGTTCGAGACGCTGCTCGGCGAGGAGGACGCCATCATCTCCGACGCGCTGAACCATGCCTCGATCATCGACGGCGTCAGGCTGTCGAAGGCCAAGCGCTTCCGCTACGTCAACAACGACATGGCTGATCTCGAGGCCCGGCTGAAGGAGGCGAAAGATTGCCGCTTCCGGCTGATCGCCACCGACGGCGTGTTCTCGATGGACGGCATCATCGCCAACCTGCAGGGGGTTTGCGACCTGGCCGAGAAATACGATGCCATGGTGATGGTCGACGACAGCCATGCGGTCGGCTTCGTCGGCAAACATGGCCGCGGTTCGGCCGAGCATTGCGGCGTCGAAGGCAGGGTGGACATCATCACCGGCACGCTCGGCAAGGCGCTGGGTGGCGCGTCCGGCGGCTATACCTCGGGCAAAGCCCAGGTGGTCGACTGGCTGCGCCAGCGCTCGCGGCCCTATCTGTTCTCCAACACGCTGATGCCAGCGATCGCCGGCGCCTCGATCAAGGTGTTCGACATGATCCGCAATGGCGGCGCCTTGCGCGAGCGCCTCTATGCCAATGCGGAACGGTTCCGCTCCGAAATGGGCAAGCTCGGCTTTACGCTCGCCGGCGCGGACCATCCGATCATCCCGGTGATGCTGGGCGATGCGGCTCTGGCACAGGAGATGGCCGCGCGCATGCTGAAGCGCGGCATCTACGTCATCGGCTTCTCCTTCCCGGTGGTGCCGAAGGGTCAGGCGCGCATCCGCACCCAGATGTCTGCCGCCCATTCCATCGCTGATATCGATCGCGCGGTCGAGGCGTTCGGCGCAGTGGGACGGGAGCTCGGCGTGATTTCCTGA